One window of the Ureibacillus sp. FSL W7-1570 genome contains the following:
- a CDS encoding D-alanyl-D-alanine carboxypeptidase family protein gives MKLAKLMTAFAVSLTFYFLFQQVAKASYVVIDADTGRTLIGSNEHVRMPIASLTKIWTALIAIENSNLDDEVVISREAAMSEGSSIYLEPGEVVPVEALLYGLMLRSGNDAAYALAEHAGGSVQGFVDLMNEKAMYYHLNETYFTNPSGLHHDLHLSSAYDTAQMLRIALENEDFYRIASTIQYKSNTKNGTTWLNKHRLLRENVGAVAGKTGYTKVAGRTLATYFEKDDERIIVVTLNEANDWQVHKQLANQVFKEYDVKTIVKKGKYKAANNITVELKEPIRLLISDEEEDQVRNVLHLSRNKDREFGIWHVFLNNESIYSTRVTLK, from the coding sequence GTGAAATTAGCAAAGTTGATGACCGCTTTTGCTGTTTCATTGACGTTCTATTTTTTGTTTCAACAAGTGGCGAAAGCTTCTTATGTAGTAATTGATGCAGATACCGGAAGAACATTGATTGGAAGCAATGAACATGTGAGAATGCCGATTGCAAGCCTTACAAAAATTTGGACGGCCCTGATTGCCATTGAAAACAGCAATTTGGATGACGAAGTTGTCATCTCCCGGGAAGCAGCCATGAGTGAAGGATCGTCCATTTATTTGGAGCCGGGAGAAGTTGTGCCGGTGGAAGCATTGTTATATGGACTGATGCTCCGTTCCGGAAATGACGCGGCCTATGCTTTGGCGGAACATGCAGGCGGATCCGTTCAGGGATTTGTCGATTTAATGAACGAAAAAGCGATGTATTACCATTTGAATGAAACCTATTTTACAAATCCATCCGGCTTGCATCACGATCTGCATCTCTCAAGCGCCTATGACACAGCCCAAATGCTCCGAATCGCTTTGGAAAACGAAGATTTTTATAGAATTGCTTCCACGATTCAATATAAAAGCAATACAAAAAATGGAACCACTTGGCTGAACAAACATCGGCTGCTGAGGGAAAACGTCGGGGCGGTGGCCGGGAAAACGGGATATACAAAAGTGGCGGGAAGAACGCTTGCAACGTATTTTGAAAAGGACGATGAACGCATCATTGTTGTAACATTGAATGAAGCCAACGATTGGCAAGTACATAAGCAGCTTGCAAATCAAGTGTTCAAAGAGTATGATGTGAAAACCATTGTGAAAAAAGGAAAATATAAAGCAGCAAACAATATTACAGTCGAACTTAAAGAACCGATCCGGCTGCTGATTTCGGATGAAGAAGAGGACCAAGTAAGGAATGTATTGCACCTGTCCAGAAATAAAGATCGAGAGTTCGGTATTTGGCATGTGTTTCTAAACAACGAAAGCATTTATTCAACTAGAGTTACATTGAAATAG
- a CDS encoding pseudouridine synthase: MERLQKVIAQAGIASRRKAEQLILEGKVKVNGEVVTTLGTKVSKSDVVEVDGVKVEREEKVYYLFYKPRGVVSTVSDDKGRKTVLDFFKNVEERIFPVGRLDYDTSGLLLLTNDGEFANLMTHPKYKIEKTYIARLKGIPKFEDLKKLRRGIMLEDGMTAPAKVELKKSDRKTNKSICEITIHEGRNRQVRRMFEAIGTPVVKLKRERFAFLDLKGLNAGEYRELTAHEVKQLRVLAETGKIG, translated from the coding sequence ATGGAAAGGCTTCAAAAAGTAATTGCACAAGCGGGAATTGCCTCGAGACGGAAAGCGGAACAATTGATTTTGGAAGGAAAAGTGAAAGTGAACGGGGAGGTTGTCACAACCTTAGGGACAAAGGTTTCAAAGTCCGATGTGGTGGAAGTGGATGGCGTGAAAGTGGAACGGGAAGAAAAAGTATACTATCTGTTCTATAAGCCTAGGGGAGTCGTATCGACCGTATCCGACGATAAAGGAAGAAAAACCGTATTGGATTTTTTTAAAAATGTCGAGGAACGGATATTCCCGGTTGGCCGTCTTGATTATGATACATCCGGTCTTTTATTATTAACCAATGATGGTGAGTTCGCCAACTTAATGACCCATCCAAAATATAAAATCGAAAAAACATATATTGCACGATTAAAAGGAATCCCGAAATTTGAAGATTTAAAAAAATTGCGAAGGGGCATTATGCTTGAGGATGGCATGACGGCTCCGGCAAAAGTGGAATTAAAAAAATCGGACCGCAAAACCAATAAGTCGATTTGTGAAATCACGATCCATGAGGGGCGCAACCGGCAAGTTCGCCGCATGTTTGAAGCGATTGGAACGCCCGTCGTAAAATTGAAGCGGGAACGATTCGCCTTTCTGGATTTAAAAGGATTGAACGCAGGCGAGTATCGTGAGTTGACGGCCCATGAAGTAAAACAATTACGGGTTCTTGCAGAAACAGGAAAAATTGGTTAG
- the resA gene encoding thiol-disulfide oxidoreductase ResA encodes MDKKKKRSIIRGIILLVLACAIIYTIYNSATKEKVEALADGDQAPDFELVDLEGNTHRLSDYKGQGVFLNFWGTWCEPCKKEMPAMERQYQQFKDQGVQVLAVNIAQSKFEVQNFVDQYDLTFPVVIDKTKSVMQAYNVGKLPATYLISPDGKVKKIPPGELSEQQIQSFMESIKPE; translated from the coding sequence ATGGACAAGAAAAAGAAACGTTCGATTATCAGAGGAATCATTCTTCTGGTGTTGGCTTGTGCGATTATTTATACGATATACAACTCGGCAACGAAAGAAAAAGTGGAAGCGTTGGCGGACGGCGATCAGGCACCGGATTTCGAATTGGTGGATTTGGAAGGCAATACCCATCGTTTGTCCGATTATAAAGGGCAAGGGGTTTTCTTGAATTTCTGGGGAACTTGGTGTGAACCATGCAAAAAAGAAATGCCTGCCATGGAACGCCAATATCAACAATTCAAAGATCAAGGTGTACAAGTTTTGGCCGTGAACATTGCCCAGTCAAAATTTGAGGTGCAAAATTTCGTAGATCAATATGACCTTACATTCCCAGTGGTCATCGACAAAACAAAAAGCGTGATGCAAGCTTATAATGTTGGCAAATTGCCAGCAACTTATTTGATCAGTCCGGATGGAAAAGTGAAAAAAATTCCTCCTGGTGAATTGTCTGAACAACAAATACAATCATTTATGGAGTCAATTAAGCCGGAATAG
- a CDS encoding cytochrome c biogenesis protein ResB — translation MEKITCVCGHENPFGTKICGKCGRPLSEDAKAQKILDMRYDGSAIRSKTYNKSIIDKIWNFFSSVKVGVSLIVITLIASSLGTFFPQKFNIQAATEAEKALYYEQNYGTIGKLYYELGFSDIFNSWWYQILVGLLAISIIVASLDRGIPLYKSLKNQRVKRHESFMKKQRIVAQGPVTEGDPSKTLDLISEKMTQLRYKVRRDGNALLAEKNRFARSGPYINHLGLIIFIFGVMLRFVPGFHVDEAMWIREGEVRAIPGMEGYFLENEQFILETYDNDPTRAQIEQGVAAIPKNYQTNVKLYKQAEGALLGDTENMELVKEYSIRVNHPLKYDGYSIYQMDFRQNELKTMTFELTHKESGKSLGSLTIDLTDPDKEYVLGENTKVEILNYYPDFSGMKDGVPQTASQYPNNPAFVFKMTTPDKPKGEISFVSIGAPPVEAGENEYKMTFKNVETRNVSGLTIKKDVTIPILIIGGAIFLLGLAIGSYWNHRRLWVQQLEDGTIMLAAHTNKNWFSIKKDLDIVTDYAHLPKYRDQLEENGESDKEGDDVK, via the coding sequence ATGGAAAAAATCACATGTGTTTGTGGTCATGAAAATCCGTTTGGCACAAAGATTTGTGGAAAGTGCGGCAGACCACTGTCAGAAGATGCAAAAGCTCAAAAAATACTTGATATGCGGTATGATGGTTCGGCAATCCGCTCAAAGACGTATAACAAATCCATTATCGACAAAATCTGGAACTTCTTTTCCAGTGTAAAAGTTGGCGTTTCGTTAATTGTCATTACTTTAATCGCTTCTTCCCTTGGAACTTTTTTCCCTCAAAAATTTAATATCCAAGCGGCAACGGAAGCGGAAAAAGCGCTTTACTATGAGCAAAACTATGGAACCATCGGGAAATTATATTATGAATTAGGTTTTTCGGATATATTTAATTCATGGTGGTATCAGATTTTAGTAGGCCTTCTTGCCATTTCAATCATTGTTGCGAGTCTAGACAGAGGGATTCCTCTCTATAAATCGTTGAAAAATCAGCGGGTTAAGCGTCATGAAAGCTTTATGAAAAAACAAAGAATCGTAGCCCAAGGACCGGTAACGGAAGGCGATCCATCCAAAACCCTTGATTTGATTTCCGAGAAAATGACACAATTGCGTTATAAAGTGCGTCGGGATGGAAACGCTTTATTGGCTGAAAAAAACCGCTTTGCCCGTTCTGGCCCATACATAAATCACCTGGGGCTCATTATATTTATCTTTGGGGTAATGCTGCGTTTTGTTCCTGGCTTCCACGTAGATGAAGCAATGTGGATCCGGGAAGGGGAGGTTCGCGCAATACCGGGAATGGAAGGTTATTTCCTGGAAAATGAACAATTCATTTTGGAAACATATGATAATGATCCAACGAGAGCACAGATTGAACAAGGTGTTGCCGCCATCCCGAAAAACTATCAAACCAACGTCAAACTTTATAAACAGGCAGAAGGTGCCCTTTTAGGGGACACGGAAAATATGGAACTGGTAAAAGAGTATTCCATTCGTGTAAACCACCCGTTAAAATATGACGGCTATTCCATTTATCAAATGGATTTCCGCCAAAATGAATTGAAAACAATGACATTCGAATTGACCCATAAAGAATCTGGAAAATCCCTGGGGTCATTGACGATTGACTTGACGGATCCGGATAAAGAATATGTTTTAGGAGAAAATACGAAAGTTGAAATATTGAACTATTATCCTGATTTTTCCGGAATGAAAGATGGGGTTCCTCAAACAGCATCCCAATATCCAAACAATCCGGCTTTCGTGTTCAAAATGACTACGCCGGATAAACCAAAAGGGGAAATCAGTTTCGTTTCAATTGGTGCCCCGCCTGTTGAAGCGGGAGAAAATGAATACAAAATGACGTTTAAAAATGTAGAAACAAGAAATGTTTCCGGATTAACAATCAAAAAAGATGTAACGATTCCAATATTGATTATTGGCGGTGCAATTTTCTTGCTTGGTTTGGCAATTGGTTCTTATTGGAATCATCGTCGCCTTTGGGTACAACAATTGGAAGATGGTACAATTATGCTCGCTGCCCATACAAATAAAAACTGGTTCAGTATCAAAAAAGATTTAGATATTGTTACAGATTATGCCCATTTACCAAAATATAGAGATCAACTTGAAGAAAATGGAGAGTCGGATAAGGAAGGTGACGATGTCAAATGA
- the ccsB gene encoding c-type cytochrome biogenesis protein CcsB gives MSLIDISGNLLFIAFFAYILGTVFIAGSIKRNDGAASRAEKWGKIGIVVAIIGFIAQLGYFITRWIYAGHAPVSNMFEFTTAFGMFLVGAFILIYFIYRVKILGLVALPIAILFISYATMFPTEVTPLVPSLQSHWLTIHVITAAIGQSILAISAVAGLIYLLKEVDPKTPSKERFWLEAILYCCVVIIGFIVVTITFRSMGYEAEFTYIDKTGKEADIVYNMPAIFGMNEYDLKTDGVMEPLIEMPALINAKKLTTVTWSFIAGTIIYLLYRLIARKRICELLHPLVKRVNINLVDEIGYRSVLIGFPVFSLGALVFAMIWAQIAWGRFWGWDPKEVWALITWLFYAAYLHLRLSKGWEGRKSAWLALIGFAIIIFNLVFVNLVIAGLHSYA, from the coding sequence ATGAGTTTGATAGATATTAGCGGCAATCTGCTTTTTATCGCATTCTTTGCATATATTTTAGGAACGGTATTTATTGCCGGTTCCATCAAGCGAAATGATGGGGCGGCCAGCAGGGCGGAAAAGTGGGGCAAAATCGGTATTGTTGTTGCCATCATTGGTTTTATTGCCCAGCTCGGTTATTTTATTACCCGCTGGATTTATGCGGGACATGCTCCTGTAAGTAATATGTTCGAATTTACAACAGCCTTTGGAATGTTCCTTGTTGGAGCGTTCATATTAATCTACTTTATTTATCGTGTGAAAATTCTTGGGTTGGTGGCGTTGCCAATCGCTATACTATTCATTTCATACGCGACGATGTTCCCGACGGAAGTGACGCCGCTTGTGCCATCGTTGCAAAGCCACTGGTTGACGATACACGTTATAACAGCGGCAATCGGGCAATCCATCCTTGCCATCAGCGCCGTTGCCGGTTTGATTTATTTATTGAAAGAAGTGGATCCAAAAACGCCTTCAAAAGAACGTTTTTGGCTTGAAGCCATTTTATACTGCTGTGTTGTGATCATCGGGTTTATCGTTGTAACCATTACATTCCGCAGCATGGGGTATGAGGCGGAGTTCACTTATATTGATAAAACCGGCAAAGAAGCGGATATTGTTTATAACATGCCGGCCATCTTTGGGATGAATGAATATGATTTGAAAACGGATGGCGTGATGGAGCCTTTAATCGAAATGCCGGCACTCATTAATGCGAAAAAATTGACAACCGTTACTTGGTCGTTCATCGCAGGCACAATCATTTATTTGTTATACCGGTTAATCGCACGAAAACGCATTTGTGAACTTCTTCATCCTCTAGTAAAAAGAGTCAACATCAACTTGGTGGATGAAATTGGATACCGCTCGGTTTTAATTGGATTCCCTGTCTTCTCTTTAGGTGCTCTTGTCTTTGCCATGATTTGGGCGCAAATCGCTTGGGGCCGATTCTGGGGTTGGGATCCAAAAGAAGTTTGGGCGCTTATCACGTGGCTGTTCTATGCGGCTTATCTCCACTTGCGTTTGTCCAAAGGCTGGGAAGGAAGAAAGTCAGCCTGGCTTGCCTTAATCGGTTTTGCCATCATCATCTTTAACTTAGTCTTTGTGAACCTGGTCATTGCAGGACTCCATTCATATGCATAA
- a CDS encoding response regulator transcription factor, with amino-acid sequence MSEKVSILVVDDEDRIRRLLKMYLEREGYEVDEAENGEVALKKALEKDYHCVILDIMMPEKDGLQVCEELREKKSTPIILLTAKGEEANRVQGFELGADDYIVKPFSPREVVLRVKAILRRSSALNQVSNTTASRDIVVFPHLTIDNDAHRVTCDGQEVNLTPKEYELLYFLAKSPDKVFDREQLLKEVWHYDFFGDLRTVDTHIKRLREKLNRVSDKAAKMIVTVWGVGYKFEVIND; translated from the coding sequence GTGTCTGAAAAAGTGTCTATTTTGGTTGTGGATGATGAAGACAGAATTCGTCGTCTATTAAAGATGTATCTTGAACGGGAAGGATACGAGGTAGATGAGGCGGAGAACGGGGAAGTCGCACTAAAAAAGGCATTAGAGAAAGATTATCATTGTGTTATTTTAGATATCATGATGCCTGAAAAAGACGGATTGCAAGTTTGCGAAGAGCTTAGAGAAAAAAAATCTACACCGATTATTCTCTTGACGGCTAAAGGCGAAGAAGCAAACCGGGTGCAAGGTTTTGAATTGGGTGCGGATGACTATATCGTGAAACCGTTCAGTCCACGTGAAGTAGTGTTGCGCGTGAAAGCGATTTTACGGCGTTCAAGTGCGTTGAACCAAGTGTCCAACACAACTGCTTCCAGAGATATCGTGGTATTTCCTCACTTGACAATCGATAATGATGCCCATCGCGTCACTTGTGATGGACAAGAAGTGAACTTGACTCCTAAAGAATACGAACTGCTTTACTTCTTGGCGAAATCGCCGGATAAAGTATTTGATCGGGAACAATTATTAAAAGAAGTATGGCACTATGATTTCTTTGGTGATTTGCGTACTGTCGATACGCATATAAAGCGCTTACGCGAAAAATTGAACCGCGTATCGGATAAAGCGGCGAAAATGATTGTAACCGTATGGGGCGTTGGTTACAAATTTGAGGTCATCAATGACTAG
- a CDS encoding ATP-binding protein, which translates to MTRIWNSIVGKLWATILLLVSFVLFIFTVAMLEFLDDFHIKQAESSLKQAATTISNIVAHTDIEQITDDLLDDLLNEDTNAFIALDDQTVLSSYQSGINQEEIRKDLLESDEFQKIFEASEPIIRQMILPSQTEEDKMESYFVLGYPLSIENEVQGVLFIYQNPSALHQTTNQTTKIVFVSAIIAFVLTTFFAFFLSSKITQPLRKMREYAFDIAKGNFDEQLPTNQSDEIGQLAVAFNQMGRQLKHHLEVISQEKEQLFSILTSMTDAVITFNRDKTILLSNPPAERLLQRWFIRNGMNKDLFLPEEIYAMLDHVLTFEDKLEEDLEIDGSYYRITISPLKSSGQVIRGAIAVIRDMTEQIKLDKLRSDFIANVSHELRTPIAMLQGYSEAIIDGVVESEEEKNEMIKIIYDESQRMGRLVADLLDLARMESGHTTLVKETVPINPVFERITQKFSQVAKENHIHLNFHTELPEDTVISIDEDRIEQVLTNLIDNAIRHTPADGSVTVSLEQELSYLKVQVADTGEGISKEDLPFVFERFYKADKARTRNKKVGTGLGLAIAKNIVEAHNGNIRVDSEVGKGTTFTFYLPLNG; encoded by the coding sequence ATGACTAGAATATGGAATAGTATTGTCGGGAAGCTATGGGCGACCATATTGCTTCTCGTTTCATTTGTGTTATTTATTTTTACAGTTGCCATGCTTGAATTTCTTGATGATTTCCATATCAAACAAGCGGAAAGCTCTTTGAAGCAAGCGGCAACGACCATCTCCAACATAGTAGCCCATACGGATATAGAGCAAATTACCGACGATTTATTGGATGATTTATTAAACGAAGATACAAATGCCTTTATCGCCCTCGATGATCAGACTGTCCTTTCCAGCTACCAATCTGGAATCAATCAGGAGGAAATAAGAAAGGATTTATTGGAATCGGATGAATTCCAAAAAATCTTTGAGGCCAGCGAACCGATTATCCGGCAAATGATTTTGCCTTCCCAAACGGAAGAAGATAAAATGGAGTCTTATTTCGTATTAGGTTATCCGTTGTCCATTGAGAATGAAGTACAGGGTGTTTTATTTATTTATCAAAACCCTTCAGCCCTTCACCAAACGACGAACCAAACAACCAAAATCGTCTTTGTGTCAGCGATAATCGCCTTTGTATTGACAACGTTTTTCGCCTTTTTCTTATCATCAAAGATTACACAACCCCTTCGGAAAATGCGGGAATATGCTTTTGATATTGCAAAAGGAAATTTTGACGAGCAGCTGCCGACAAACCAAAGCGATGAAATCGGACAGTTGGCTGTGGCATTCAATCAGATGGGACGTCAGCTGAAACATCATCTGGAAGTGATCAGCCAAGAAAAAGAACAATTGTTCAGCATCCTTACATCCATGACCGATGCGGTGATTACGTTTAACCGTGATAAAACCATTTTGCTCAGCAACCCGCCTGCGGAACGATTGTTGCAGCGATGGTTCATCCGAAATGGCATGAATAAAGATTTATTCTTGCCGGAAGAAATTTATGCCATGTTAGATCATGTATTAACATTCGAAGATAAGCTGGAAGAGGACTTGGAAATAGACGGTTCTTATTACCGAATCACCATCAGCCCGCTAAAAAGCAGCGGACAAGTGATCAGGGGAGCCATTGCGGTGATTCGCGATATGACGGAACAAATTAAATTGGACAAATTGCGTTCAGACTTTATTGCCAACGTTTCCCACGAATTGAGGACGCCGATCGCCATGCTGCAAGGATATTCTGAAGCCATCATTGATGGTGTGGTCGAATCGGAAGAAGAAAAGAATGAGATGATAAAAATCATTTATGATGAATCACAACGTATGGGACGTTTGGTTGCCGACCTGCTCGATCTGGCACGCATGGAATCCGGCCATACAACATTAGTGAAAGAAACGGTGCCGATTAATCCTGTTTTTGAACGTATTACGCAAAAGTTCAGTCAAGTGGCGAAGGAAAATCATATCCATTTGAACTTCCATACAGAATTGCCGGAAGATACGGTGATCAGCATCGATGAAGACCGTATTGAACAAGTATTGACCAATTTGATTGATAATGCCATCCGCCACACACCTGCAGACGGCAGTGTGACCGTATCATTGGAACAAGAATTGTCCTATTTGAAAGTCCAAGTAGCCGATACGGGAGAAGGCATTTCCAAAGAAGATCTGCCATTTGTCTTTGAACGTTTTTATAAAGCGGATAAGGCGAGAACGCGCAATAAAAAAGTCGGCAC